In Anopheles gambiae chromosome 2, idAnoGambNW_F1_1, whole genome shotgun sequence, a single window of DNA contains:
- the LOC1273974 gene encoding exocyst complex component 5, which translates to MLSQYVEELEQDPFEVEEFIERLCWRTNNEIGSDQFDPDLLYETFVETIKDMKILQERQQRKCDKLEEALKEEQAIFVKAIDKFVAKHQVSVDYFHQLDEKINSVAGKVIHLGEQLQNVNMPRSRAVEAQLLLNHMADFLTPGPIVNDIYSDKSKLYEAADIIQKLFQISQDLPAQRFANAKKKIESKYDDVEMQLIEEFATAQKMENIERMKELSDILSQFKGYTQVIDVYIEQSQATTYGGRDVFEGIVPLCHKHYKIIQQVFNAPDKVISKFILNIYQLKINQFVQTKLDDRKDENKYLKTLSELYSRTMKLSAELQEFFKGSEDDLLQKLTANIFDRHLATYIEVESRTLDAKCQVELKKFYETKNHQKKQIERFQELRRDMQALIGSRANINIAQIEDYGGETFLSEELAINLLQQSSHAFERCCLLSKETDLPRNILKLTDTLLRYLLHEHCDYALDLGLQAIPIAECKSVPQIYFFDVAQKCNAIVHLLEKTYNASVIPNVIGTPQYTDCIQKKRSYLETVENKIETGLERTLNAIFGWVKTYLSSEQKKSDFKPDTDVDTVASNACLAVVQYLNPLIGLIQKTIDGENLAAVLTEFGIRYHRVVFEHLQQFQYNTAGAMCAICDVNEYRKSARVLQSPLVTQLFDVLHALCNLLLVKHENLQEVCGGETLNYLDKSVVMNFIQLRSDYKTIKISNSLKGISDQRMV; encoded by the exons ATGTTGTCCCAATATGTAGAAGAGTTAGAGCAG GACCCGTTCGAGGTGGAGGAATTTATCGAAAGATTGTGCTGGCGCACAAACAACGAAATCGGCTCGGACCAGTTCGACCCCGATCTGCTGTACGAAACGTTCGTCGAGACGATTAAGGACATGAAGATCCTGCAGGAGCGACAGCAGCGAAAGTGCGACAAGCTCGAGGAAGCGCTGAAGGAAGAGCAGGCAATATTCGTGAAGGCGATTGATAAGTTCGTCGCCAAGCACCAGGTGTCGGTGGACTACTTCCATCAGCTGGACGAGAAGATTAACTCGGTCGCGGGCAAGGTGATCCATCTCGGGGAGCAGctacaaaatgtaaacatgcCGCGGAGCCGGGCAGTCGAGGCGCAGCTGTTGCTCAACCACATGGCCGATTTTCTGACGCCGGGCCCGATCGTGAACGATATTTACAGCGACAAGAGCAAGCTGTACGAGGCGGCTGACATTATTCAGAAGCTGTTTCAGATCTCCCAAGACCTACCGGCCCAGCGGTTTGCGAACGCGAAGAAAAAGATTGAATCCAAGTACGATGACGTCGAGATGCAGCTGATTGAAGAGTTTGCCACGGCGCAGAAGATGGAAAACATCGAACGAATGAAGGAGCTGTCCGACATACTGTCTCAGTTTAAGGGCTACACGCAGGTGATCGACGTGTACATCGAGCAGAGCCAGGCCACGACGTACGGGGGTCGCGACGTGTTTGAAGGGATCGTGCCGCTATGCCACAAGCACTACAAAATCATACAGCAGGTGTTCAATGCGCCGGACAAGGTGATCAGCAAGTTTATACTCAACATTTACCAGCTGAAAATTAACCAATTCGTGCAGACGAAGCTGGACGACCGTAAGGACGAGAACAAGTATCTGAAAACGCTGTCCGAGCTGTACTCGCGCACGATGAAGCTGAGCGCCGAACTGCAAGAGTTTTTCAAAGGCTCGGAGGATGATCTGCTGCAGAAGCTGACGGCCAACATTTTCGACCGCCATCTCGCTACGTACATTGAGGTGGAAAGCCGCACGCTGGACGCAAAGTGTCAGGTGGAGTTGAAAAAGTTTTacgaaaccaaaaaccatCAGAAGAAGCAGATCGAACGTTTCCAGGAGCTGAGGCGCGACATGCAAGCGCTGATCGGCAGCAGGGCCAACATCAATATCGCCCAGATCGAGGACTATGGCGGCGAAACGTTCCtgtccgaggagctggcgatcAATCTGCTGCAGCAGTCGTCGCACGCGTTCGAGCGGTGCTGCCTGCTCTCGAAGGAGACCGATTTGCCGCGCAACATACTCAAGCTGACGGACACGCTGCTGCGCTATCTGCTGCACGAGCACTGCGATTATGCGCTCGATCTCGGGCTGCAGGCGATTCCGATCGCGGAGTGCAAGAGCGTGCCGCAGATCTACTTCTTTGACGTTGCGCAAAAGTGTAACGCCATCGTGCACCTGCTGGAAAAGACGTACAATGCGAGCGTGATCCCGAACGTGATCGGCACTCCGCAGTACACGGATTGCATACAGAAGAAACGCTCCTACCTGGAGACGGTGGAAAATAAGATAGAAACGGGGCTGGAACGGACGCTGAATGCCATCTTCGGCTGGGTGAAGACGTACCTGAGCAGTGAGCAGAAAAAGTCCGACTTCAAACCGGACACGGACGTCGATACGGTGGCGTCGAATGCGTGCCTGGCGGTGGTGCAGTATCTGAACCCACTGATCGGGCTCATCCAGAAGACGATCGATGGAGAAAATTTGGCCGCCGTGCTGACGGAGTTTGGCATCCGCTATCATCGCGTTGTTTTCGAGCACCTGCAACAGTTCCAGTACAATACGGCCGGTGCAATGTGCGCCATCTGCGACGTGAACGAGTATCGGAAGAGTGCCCGCGTCCTGCAGAGCCCGCTGGTAACGCAGCTGTTCGACGTGCTGCACGCGCTCTGCAATTTGCTGCTGGTAAAGCACGAAAATCTCCAGGAAGTGTGCGGTGGCGAAACGCTCAACTATCTCGACAAGTCCGTGGTGATGAACTTTATCCAGCTGCGGAGTGATtataaaacgataaaaatatCCAACTCCTTGAAGGGCATATCGGACCAGAGAATGGTGTAG
- the LOC1273975 gene encoding serine protease easter: MSVYSRCPLRLHRLQLVPFLLLTLLSISSAQQCTLPDSTVGECILLRNCNSLLTLIRKKPLLDVDRTYLQRSQCGWSAAENHPLVCCADSLVAPVRVGVGLLPSPGQCGIQTSDRIFGGVNTRIDEFPWIALLKYAKPNNVFGFHCGGVLINDRYVLTASHCVNGKDIPSTWNLAEVRLGEWDTSTAQDCEGLGDDVDCSPPPIDVPIEGKIPHPEYVPTSAEQYNDIALLRLQQSVPYSDFIKPICLPMQAELKARDYVGFRMQVAGWGRTATARFSNVKQKVAVDGVSLDACNQVYQREQVLLRQSQLCAGGEAGKDSCQGDSGGPLTGVHTAGGLQYWYLIGLVSFGPTPCGQAGWPGVYTKVDQYVDWITATIAA, encoded by the exons ATGAGCGTTTACAGCCGCTGCCCGCTGAGGTTGCACCGTCTACAGTTGGTGCCGTTTCTACTGCTCACGCTTTTAAGCATATCATCTGCtc AACAATGCACCCTACCTGATAGCACTGTGGGCGAGTGTATACTGCTGCGCAACTGCAACAGTCTCCTGACGCTGATCAGGAAAAAACCGCTGCTAGATGTCGATCGGACGTACTTGCAGCGATCGCAGTGCGGTTGGTCCGCGGCCGAAAATCATCCGCTCGTCTGCTGTGCGGACAGCTTGGTGGCACCGGTTCGCGTTGGTGTCGGGCTCTTGCCGTCACCGGGCCAGTGCGGCATACAGACGAGCGATCGCATTTTCGGCGGCGTTAACACGCGCATTGACGAGTTCCCTTGGATTGCGCTGCTGAAATATGCAAAAC CGAATAACGTTTTCGGGTTTCACTGTGGTGGTGTGCTGATCAACGATCGATACGTCCTAACGGCTTCGCACTGCGTCAACGGTAAAGACATCCCGAGCACCTGGAATTT GGCCGAAGTCCGCCTCGGCGAATGGGACACCTCTACGGCACAGGACTGCGAGGGACTGGGCGATGACGTTGACTGCTCCCCGCCACCGATCGATGTGCCGATCGAGGGAAAGATACCGCATCCAGAGTACGTGCCAACGTCCGCCGAACAGTACAACGATATCGCGCTGCTGCGGTTGCAACAATCCGTGCCGTACTCTGACTTCATCAAGCCCATCTGTCTGCCGATGCAGGCCGAGCTGAAGGCGCGGGATTACGTTGGGTTCCGCATGCAGGTGGCCGGCTGGGGACGCACGGCAACGGCGCGCTTCAGCAACGTCAAGCAGAAGGTGGCCGTCGATGGTGTTTCGCTGGACGCGTGCAATCAGGTCTATCAACGCGAGCAGGTGCTGCTGCGCCAATCGCAGCTCTGTGCGGGCGGTGAGGCCGGCAAAGACTCGTGCCAAGGTGATTCGGGCGGCCCGCTAACGGGCGTCCATACGGCGGGCGGTTTGCAGTACTGGTATCTGATCGGGCTGGTATCGTTCGGACCGACGCCGTGCGGCCAGGCCGGTTGGCCCGGGGTTTACACCAAGGTGGACCAGTACGTCGATTGGATCACTGCCACGATTGCCGCTTGa
- the LOC1273976 gene encoding CLIP domain-containing serine protease B9, whose product MCKITTRSSLALFMLTAAASLLADAFATPWGSYYDYGGHPSGPQVYQYNQRVEHYRQVPDSVPASSGAINCRCTKLRYCTKILEMLRNPKPSYGSFNSKLKELACGYGTDNEPNICCPLDDSWLRDVGTDDHSSEESDAHDTAGAIGWDEGYTNRKSDQWSRERFKYIPMTASGKDGKRADSTRTPTAGGNRWKQQRPQNGNTIAQFEDPKTMKNCPPVIYPNEAEVALRPTKPYVAPVMRTTTRQPVLGSNRLAETTPLPTTELPQPPTTAIPTTTELLTTVLPTVVPDQPMINAPLCGLSVNTRIIGGETEVPGQFPWMARLAYRNQTSGRVTYRCAGSLITNRHVITVAHCVTNLIDELQLVSIRLGDLECNAVTDPRCSARYQDFAIEQIIPHESYDVPKYANDIALIKLRETTETYNIISPLCLPTDQYAPYALNLTGQLGIIAGWGSTSNRSNTPSPTLQWLRLPIVDTAGCANAYARYSVNSRNPIIVSGNQMCAQGQENRDACQGDSGGPLMNEAISTRDRFVLLGLVSFGPRTCGVSNFPGVYTRISAYIDWILTNVMR is encoded by the exons ATGTGCAAAATCACAACACGATCCAGTTTGGCGTTGTTCATGTTGACGGCGGCGGCGTCCCTTCTTGCCGATG CGTTCGCCACACCTTGGGGCAGTTATTACGACTACGGCGGACATCCGTCAGGACCGCAGGTATATCAGTACAACCAGCGCGTCGAGCATTACCGACAGGTGCCGGACAGTGTGCCCGCCTCGTCCGGTGCGATCAACTGTCGCTGCACAAAGCTCCGCTACTGTACCAAGATACTGGAAATGCTGCGCAATCCCAAGCCGAGCTACGGTAGCTTCAACTCCAAGCTGAAGGAACTGGCCTGCGGGTACGGCACGGACAATGAGCCCAACATTTGCTGCCCGCTCGACGATAGCTGGCTGCGGGACGTCGGCACGGACGATCACTCGTCCGAGGAGTCCGATGCGCACGATACGGCGGGCGCCATCGGGTGGGACGAGGGCTACACCAACCGAAAGTCAGACCAATGGTCACGGGAGCGCTTCAAGTACATACCGATGACGGCGTCCGGGAAGGATGGCAAGCGAGCAGACAGCACCAGAACGCCGACCGCCGGCGGCAACCGCTGGAAGCAGCAGCGGCCCCAAAACGGCAACACGATCGCTCAGTTTGAGGATccgaaaacgatgaaaaactgTCCGCCGGTCATTTATCCGAACGAGGCGGAAGTGGCATTACGCCCCACGAAACCGTACGTTGCCCCCGTCATGCGAACGACGACGCGACAGCCGGTGCTGGGCAGCAACCGACTGGCCGAAACGACCCCCCTCCCCACTACCGAACTGCCACAGCCACCCACGACAGCAATACCGACGACCACGGAACTGTTGACCACCGTGCTGCCGACGGTTGTGCCCGATCAGCCGATGATTAATGCGCCGCTGTGCGGATTGTCGGTGAACACGCGCATCATCGGCGGCGAGACGGAGGTACCGGGACAGTTTCCCTGGATGGCGCGGTTAGCCTACCGGAATCAAA CTTCTGGACGCGTAACGTACCGTTGCGCCGGATCGCTCATCACCAACCGGCATGTGATAACGGTGGCCCATTGTGTCACGAATCTTATTGATGAACTTCAGCT AGTCAGCATACGGTTGGGCGATCTGGAGTGCAATGCCGTGACGGATCCGCGCTGCAGTGCCCGCTATCAGGACTTTGCGATCGAGCAGATCATTCCGCACGAGAGCTACGACGTGCCCAAGTACGCCAACGACATCGCACTGATCAAGCTGCGCGAAAcgaccgaaacgtacaacatcaTCAGCCCGCTCTGTCTGCCCACGGACCAGTACGCACCGTACGCGCTCAACCTAACCGGCCAGCTCGGCATCATTGCTGGCTGGGGTTCAACCAGCAATC gaAGCAACACACCCAGCCCGACCTTGCAGTGGCTACGGTTGCCGATCGTGGACACGGCCGGCTGTGCCAACGCGTACGCCCGCTACAGTGTCAACTCGCGCAATCCCATCATCGTCAGCGGCAACCAGATGTGCGCCCAGGGGCAGGAAAACCGGGACGCCTGCCAGGGCGACTCCGGCGGACCGCTGATGAACGAAGCCATCTCGACGCGCGACCGGTTCGTGCTGCTCGGGCTGGTCTCGTTCGGGCCGCGCACGTGTGGCGTGTCCAACTTCCCGGGAGTGTACACGCGCATTTCGGCGTACATTGATTGGATATTGACCAACGTGATGCGTTAG
- the LOC3290968 gene encoding uncharacterized protein C14orf119: MSSNGSYNLTVDGELRYVAQWFEEWSDFQREDFIPYLVSYLSQQAESAGYVNGLISAMAQINPGQDKPMNLFQCRVKLFNEWCIKWPEEFKAKLLERLEQTDSTFGARIRTELECSAKPMNGCLEQQPETQQQTNAEAAARELADDSEPIGLIVNAEPVMVAANAILVADED, translated from the exons ATGTCATCAAACGGATCGTACAATTTAACCGTGGACGGCGAGCTGCGCTATGTTGCCCAGTGGTTCGAAGAGTGGAGTGACTTCCAGCGAGAAGACTTCATACCGTACCTGGTGTCCTACCTGTCACAGCAAGCCGAGAGTGCGGGGTACGTGAACGGACTCATCAGTGCCATGGCGCAGATTAATCCCGGTCAGGATAAGCCGATGAACCTGTTTCAGTGCAGG GTAAAGCTATTCAACGAATGGTGCATCAAATGGCCGGAAGAGTTCAAAGCTAAACTATTGGAGCGTCTAGAGCAAACCGATAGCACGTTCGGTGCACGAATACGAACGGAACTGGAGTGCAGCGCCAAGCCGATGAATGGCTGCCTGGAACAGCAGCCCGAAACGCAGCAGCAGACAAACGCGGAAGCTGCAGCGAGAGAGCTGGCAGATGACTCGGAACCAATCGGCTTGATCGTGAATGCCGAACCCGTCATGGTGGCGGCAAATGCCATCCTCGTCGCAGACGAAGATTAG
- the LOC1273977 gene encoding serine/threonine-protein phosphatase 5 isoform X2 yields the protein MSSAAEEANHKPEAPTAPAQENTSEENPLQAKADELGARGNEFFKEQNYEQAIALYTEAIETCPNERFYANRSFAHFRTESYGYALSDADKAISMKNSYTKAYYRRAAALMALGRFKKALADLEFVAKRCPSAKDAQDKYTECKKMVNKIAFEKAISVQHQEKSVEKMCRDMEFATIEDDYTGPKLENGKVTLEFMKSLLEWYKKQNKLHKNFAYRILCDMETLLKTQPSLVEIPVPDEQKFTVCGDIHGQFYDLLHIFEINGLPSPTNPYLFNGDFVDRGSFSVECIFTLFGFKLLYPNHFFLARGNHESFNMNQLYGFTGEVVSKYSQNMADMFTLVYNWLPLCHLINKKVLVMHGGLFSKDNVSLDDLRSIDRNCQPPEEGLMCELLWSDPHPLPGRVPSKRGVGIQFGPDVTEAFLKYNNLDYIIRSHEVKAEGYEVDHNGKCITVFSAPNYCDQMKNLGAFITLKGNDLTPKFTTYADSPHPSIRPMAYAYSLMS from the exons ATGTCGTCCGCTGCCGAAGAAGCGAACCACAAACCGGAGGCACCGACCGCTCCGGCGCAAGAAAACACTTCCGAAGAAAACCCCTTGCAGGCAAAAGCCGACGAGCTCGGTGCTCGTGGAAATGAGTTTTTCAAAG AACAAAACTACGAGCAGGCAATCGCGCTCTACACCGAGGCGATCGAAACGTGCCCGAACGAGCGGTTCTACGCAAACCGCAGCTTCGCCCACTTCCGGACAGAATCGTACGGTTACGCTCTGAGCGATGCTGATAAGGCGATATCGATGAAAAACAGCTACACCAAAGCGTACTACCGCCGGGCGGCCGCGCTGATGGCGCTCGGCAGGTTCAAGAAGGCGCTGGCCGACCTGGAGTTTGTCGCGAAACGGTGCCCAAGCGCGAAGGATGCCCAGGACAAGTACACGGAGTGCAAAAAGATGGTCAACAAGATCGCGTTCGAGAAGGCCATCTCGGTGCAGCATCAGGAAAAGAGCGTGGAAAAAATGTGCCGTGATATGGAATTCGCAA CTATCGAGGATGACTACACTGGACCGAAGCTGGAAAACGGTAAGGTAACGCTGGAGTTCATGAAGAGTCTACTTGAGTGGTACAAGAAGCAGAACAAGCTGCATAAAAACTTTGCCTACAGG ATTCTTTGCGATATGGAAACGCTGCTGAAAACGCAACCCTCCCTGGTGGAGATACCAGTGCCGGACGAACAAAAGTTTACAGTGTGTGGCGATATCCATGGGCAGTTCTACGACCTGCTACATATATTCGAAATCAATGGTTTGCCATCGCCCACCAATCCCTACCTATTCAATGGCGATTTCGTCGACAGGGGCTCATTCTCGGTGGAATGCATCTTCACCCTGTTCGGTTTTAAGTTGCTATACCCCAACCACTTCTTCCTCGCGCGAGGAAATCACGAAAGCTTCAACATGAACCAGCTGTACGGTTTTACCGGCGAGGTGGTTTCAAAGTACTCGCAAAACATGGCCGACATGTTTACGCTCGTGTACAACTGGCTGCCACTGTGCCATTTGATCAACAAAAAGGTGCTGGTAATGCACGGCGGGCTGTTCTCGAAGGATAACGTGTCGCTGGACGATTTGCGCTCGATCGATCGCAACTGTCAGCCGCCGGAGGAGGGCCTGATGTGCGAACTGCTGTGGTCCGATCCGCATCCCCTGCCCGGGCGCGTACCGTCGAAGCGCGGCGTCGGCATACAGTTCGGCCCCGATGTAACGGAGGCATTCCTGAAGTACAACAATCTGGACTACATCATTCGCAGCCACGAGGTCAAGGCGGAGGGTTACGAGGTGGACCATAACGGCAAATGCATAACCGTCTTTTCGGCACCTAATTATTG CGATCAAATGAAGAATCTGGGAGCATTCATCACACTGAAAGGGAATGATTTGACGCCGAAGTTCACTACCTACGCAGATTCG CCACATCCCTCCATTCGGCCGATGGCATACGCTTACAGTTTGATGTCATAG
- the LOC1273977 gene encoding serine/threonine-protein phosphatase 5 isoform X1 — MSSAAEEANHKPEAPTAPAQENTSEENPLQAKADELGARGNEFFKEQNYEQAIALYTEAIETCPNERFYANRSFAHFRTESYGYALSDADKAISMKNSYTKAYYRRAAALMALGRFKKALADLEFVAKRCPSAKDAQDKYTECKKMVNKIAFEKAISVQHQEKSVEKMCRDMEFATIEDDYTGPKLENGKVTLEFMKSLLEWYKKQNKLHKNFAYRILCDMETLLKTQPSLVEIPVPDEQKFTVCGDIHGQFYDLLHIFEINGLPSPTNPYLFNGDFVDRGSFSVECIFTLFGFKLLYPNHFFLARGNHESFNMNQLYGFTGEVVSKYSQNMADMFTLVYNWLPLCHLINKKVLVMHGGLFSKDNVSLDDLRSIDRNCQPPEEGLMCELLWSDPHPLPGRVPSKRGVGIQFGPDVTEAFLKYNNLDYIIRSHEVKAEGYEVDHNGKCITVFSAPNYCDQMKNLGAFITLKGNDLTPKFTTYADSVSDARVVKTSTNPSFLRS, encoded by the exons ATGTCGTCCGCTGCCGAAGAAGCGAACCACAAACCGGAGGCACCGACCGCTCCGGCGCAAGAAAACACTTCCGAAGAAAACCCCTTGCAGGCAAAAGCCGACGAGCTCGGTGCTCGTGGAAATGAGTTTTTCAAAG AACAAAACTACGAGCAGGCAATCGCGCTCTACACCGAGGCGATCGAAACGTGCCCGAACGAGCGGTTCTACGCAAACCGCAGCTTCGCCCACTTCCGGACAGAATCGTACGGTTACGCTCTGAGCGATGCTGATAAGGCGATATCGATGAAAAACAGCTACACCAAAGCGTACTACCGCCGGGCGGCCGCGCTGATGGCGCTCGGCAGGTTCAAGAAGGCGCTGGCCGACCTGGAGTTTGTCGCGAAACGGTGCCCAAGCGCGAAGGATGCCCAGGACAAGTACACGGAGTGCAAAAAGATGGTCAACAAGATCGCGTTCGAGAAGGCCATCTCGGTGCAGCATCAGGAAAAGAGCGTGGAAAAAATGTGCCGTGATATGGAATTCGCAA CTATCGAGGATGACTACACTGGACCGAAGCTGGAAAACGGTAAGGTAACGCTGGAGTTCATGAAGAGTCTACTTGAGTGGTACAAGAAGCAGAACAAGCTGCATAAAAACTTTGCCTACAGG ATTCTTTGCGATATGGAAACGCTGCTGAAAACGCAACCCTCCCTGGTGGAGATACCAGTGCCGGACGAACAAAAGTTTACAGTGTGTGGCGATATCCATGGGCAGTTCTACGACCTGCTACATATATTCGAAATCAATGGTTTGCCATCGCCCACCAATCCCTACCTATTCAATGGCGATTTCGTCGACAGGGGCTCATTCTCGGTGGAATGCATCTTCACCCTGTTCGGTTTTAAGTTGCTATACCCCAACCACTTCTTCCTCGCGCGAGGAAATCACGAAAGCTTCAACATGAACCAGCTGTACGGTTTTACCGGCGAGGTGGTTTCAAAGTACTCGCAAAACATGGCCGACATGTTTACGCTCGTGTACAACTGGCTGCCACTGTGCCATTTGATCAACAAAAAGGTGCTGGTAATGCACGGCGGGCTGTTCTCGAAGGATAACGTGTCGCTGGACGATTTGCGCTCGATCGATCGCAACTGTCAGCCGCCGGAGGAGGGCCTGATGTGCGAACTGCTGTGGTCCGATCCGCATCCCCTGCCCGGGCGCGTACCGTCGAAGCGCGGCGTCGGCATACAGTTCGGCCCCGATGTAACGGAGGCATTCCTGAAGTACAACAATCTGGACTACATCATTCGCAGCCACGAGGTCAAGGCGGAGGGTTACGAGGTGGACCATAACGGCAAATGCATAACCGTCTTTTCGGCACCTAATTATTG CGATCAAATGAAGAATCTGGGAGCATTCATCACACTGAAAGGGAATGATTTGACGCCGAAGTTCACTACCTACGCAGATTCGGTAAGTGATGCGCGAGTGGTGAAAACCAGCACAAACCCTTCTTTCCTCCGGAGCTGA
- the LOC133392155 gene encoding uncharacterized protein LOC133392155, whose product MSYSQEAGDKKIESFDYEYSEQRNFEVKFAVENTHTSRFVENVKRMANTQPTNASKIPPPGFSRKQLTPFYEKTKLLRTVLERQVTRKLDHSSEPWSAKVGDHSRIPKPPPTSHRQLNFSIMDESRVPSLQERSDPSLGILQPEEMDLGSFRVSIDDSGRHNSSNLSDGILRDSQMICNSFETSYNGIDTDYLLKRLQDQIILHNTLLDASEKFPKSPSIENLVKQCMRGTDALTALKQRVARYKTAKQSARRSHPNADLLQELPNIIRHTINCAEDLQKLAEEIVHVSASSFDSNILNRSSLTSKSIKDTTNRLKEIEQMWQHMPTPEEEGSSLGLLHESEMRGSGHFLNDVSASLNTVFEEVNHSLEEVLQTPNTQSLNSLKTHLKECQKLLSDIALNNSLLNEESMPSFAESSDVHEVPLLNIVCDELDKSWKSEIEAFLDIWKSPEKERFLQISKQTIDDLSFLRQETNHMLDKMKISDRSKQPSTRRQHLIERLNVLRGTEQPGHRPTYTSIIMKDYIDEDDLWAEQECLPKAESSKRTVQFTDRSNGTVKPAKKLHAQKPNLRTDMVEARLEILLQEMDQFQQNYLTSNNQEGKQSNSTIIENKIDGLMAMISELVGTLRSN is encoded by the coding sequence ATGTCCTACAGTCAAGAAGCGGGAGACAAGAAGATTGAATCGTTCGACTACGAGTATTCAGAACAGAGAAATTTTGAAGTTAAATTTGCagtggaaaacacacacacttccaggTTTGTTGAAAACGTTAAAAGAATGGCAAACACCCAACCGACCAATGCATCGAAAATCCCTCCGCCTGGATTTAGTCGAAAACAGCTTACTCCTTTCTACGAGAAAACAAAGCTACTGCGCACCGTTTTAGAAAGGCAAGTTACGCGAAAACTGGACCATTCTAGTGAACCTTGGTCCGCGAAAGTCGGTGACCATTCGCGTATCCCAAAGCCACCTCCAACATCACACAGACAGCTTAACTTTTCCATTATGGATGAATCGAGAGTACCTTCGTTGCAGGAACGTTCAGATCCGTCGTTGGGAATATTGCAACCAGAGGAAATGGATTTGGGCAGCTTTCGCGTCAGCATCGATGATAGCGGTCGGCACAATTCATCTAACCTTTCCGATGGCATTCTACGCGACAGTCAAATGATTTGCAACAGCTTCGAAACATCGTACAACGGCATCGATACGGACTATTTGCTAAAACGCTTGCAGGATCAAATCATCCTGCACAACACACTGCTCGATGCGTCGGAAAAATTCCCAAAGTCCCCATCCATCGAAAATCTCGTCAAACAGTGCATGAGAGGTACGGACGCGCTCACTGCCCTAAAGCAGCGTGTTGCGCGCTATAAGACTGCCAAGCAGTCGGCTAGAAGATCACATCCGAACGCTGATCTACTGCAGGAGCTGCCCAATATTATCCGGCATACGATCAATTGTGCGGAGGATTTACAGAAACTGGCGGAAGAAATAGTACATGTGTCGGCATCTTCCTTCGattcaaacattttaaatcGAAGCTCGTTAACATCGAAAAGCATTAAAGATACTACAAACCGATTGAAGGAAATAGAACAAATGTGGCAACATATGCCTACCCCGGAGGAGGAGGGTTCGTCGCTGGGACTCTTGCATGAGTCAGAGATGCGTGGTTCTGGTCACTTTTTAAACGATGTATCCGCTTCACTTAACACCGTATTCGAAGAGGTAAACCATTCTCTGGAAGAAGTTCTTCAAACACCGAACACGCAAAGTTTGAACAGTTTGAAGACCCACTTGAAAGAGTGCCAAAAACTGCTCTCGGATATCGCGCTTAACAATTCGCTTCTGAACGAAGAATCTATGCCGTCGTTTGCCGAATCAAGTGATGTCCATGAAGTTCCCCTGCTTAACATCGTCTGCGATGAGTTGGATAAATCGTGGAAATCTGAAATCGAAGCCTTTCTCGACATATGGAAAAGCCCCGAAAAGGAGCGGTTTTTACAAATTTCCAAACAGACCATTGATGATCTTTCGTTCCTACGCCAAGAGACAAACCATATGCTGGACAAGATGAAAATTTCTGATCGCAGTAAGCAACCATCGACCCGGAGGCAGCATCTGATCGAAAGGCTCAACGTATTGCGAGGGACGGAGCAACCGGGTCACAGACCCACTTACACATCGATCATAATGAAGGATTACATCGATGAGGATGATTTATGGGCCGAACAAGAGTGCTTGCCGAAGGCAGAATCATCTAAAAGAACGGTTCAATTTACTGACCGCAGCAACGGAACTGTAAAACCTGCTAAAAAACTACACGCACAAAAACCAAATCTTCGAACGGACATGGTTGAAGCCCGACTTGAAATACTTTTGCAAGAAATGGATCAATTTCAACAAAACTATCTTACCTCCAACAACCAGGAAGGGAAGCAATCAAATTCGACCATCATCGAGAATAAAATTGACGGTCTCATGGCAATGATTTCGGAACTAGTTGGTactttacgatcaaattaa